From a single Serratia surfactantfaciens genomic region:
- the topA gene encoding type I DNA topoisomerase — protein sequence MGKALVIVESPAKAKTINKYLGNDYVVKSSVGHIRDLPTSGSASKKSADSTEDKAKKKVKKDEKAALVNRMGVDPYHGWKAHYEILPGKEKVVAELKSLAENADHIYLATDLDREGEAIAWHLREVIGGDDKRFSRVVFNEITKNAIQQAFKQPGELNIDRVNAQQARRFMDRVVGYMVSPLLWKKIARGLSAGRVQSVAVRLVVERERDIKAFVPEEYWELHADLLAKGETALQMEVTHAHDKPFKPVNREQTHAAVKLLEKARYTVLDREDKPTSSKPGAPFITSTLQQAASTRLSFGVKKTMMMAQRLYEAGHITYMRTDSTNLSQDALNMVRGYIGDNFGDKYLPKAPNQYSSKENSQEAHEAIRPSDVNVLAEQLKDMEADAQKLYQLIWRQFVACQMTPAQYDSTTLTVKAGDYQLRAKGRTLRFDGWTKVMPALRKGDEDRTLPYVEIGSELDLQKLIPSQHFTKPPARYSEASLVKELEKRGIGRPSTYASIISTIQDRGYVRVESRRFYAEKMGEIVTDRLEENFRELMNYDFTARMEDGLDEVANNQAEWKAVLDEFFVDFSEQLETAEKDPEEGGMRPNQMVMTSIDCPTCGRKMGIRTASTGVFLGCSGYALPPKERCKTTINLVPEAEVLNILEGDDAETNALRARRRCKKCGTAMDSYLIDNQRKLHVCGNNPACDGYEIEEGEFRLKGYDGPVVECDKCGSEMHLKMGRFGKYMGCTNENCKNTRKILRNGDVAPPKEDPVPLPELPCEKSDAYFVLRDGAAGVFLAANTFPKSRETRAPLVEELARFKDRLPEKLRYLADAPVADAEGNKTLVRFSRKTKQQYVSSEKDGKATGWSAFYVDGKWVEGKK from the coding sequence ATGGGTAAAGCTCTCGTAATAGTTGAGTCCCCGGCAAAAGCCAAAACTATTAATAAATATTTAGGAAATGACTACGTGGTGAAGTCCAGCGTCGGTCATATCCGTGATTTGCCGACCAGTGGCTCAGCCAGCAAAAAGAGCGCTGACTCAACCGAAGACAAAGCCAAGAAAAAAGTTAAAAAAGATGAGAAGGCGGCGCTGGTAAATCGCATGGGCGTCGACCCTTACCACGGTTGGAAAGCGCATTACGAAATCCTGCCGGGTAAAGAAAAAGTGGTCGCCGAGTTAAAATCGTTGGCGGAAAACGCCGACCACATTTATCTCGCAACCGACCTTGACCGCGAAGGGGAAGCCATCGCCTGGCACCTGCGGGAAGTGATCGGTGGGGATGACAAACGTTTTAGCCGCGTGGTGTTTAACGAAATCACCAAAAACGCGATCCAACAGGCGTTCAAACAGCCGGGCGAGCTGAACATTGATCGCGTCAACGCGCAGCAGGCGCGCCGGTTTATGGACCGCGTGGTGGGCTATATGGTCTCGCCGCTGCTGTGGAAAAAAATCGCCCGCGGCCTGTCCGCCGGCCGCGTGCAGTCGGTGGCGGTGCGCCTGGTGGTTGAGCGTGAGCGCGACATCAAGGCTTTCGTGCCGGAAGAGTACTGGGAGCTGCATGCCGATCTGCTGGCGAAGGGTGAAACCGCGCTGCAGATGGAAGTGACCCACGCGCACGACAAACCGTTCAAACCGGTCAACCGCGAGCAGACTCACGCCGCGGTCAAACTGCTGGAAAAAGCCCGCTACACGGTGCTGGATCGCGAAGATAAACCGACCAGCAGCAAGCCGGGCGCGCCTTTCATTACCTCCACGCTGCAACAGGCCGCCAGTACCCGCCTGAGCTTCGGCGTGAAGAAAACCATGATGATGGCGCAACGGCTGTATGAAGCCGGCCACATCACCTATATGCGTACCGACTCCACCAACCTGAGCCAGGACGCGCTCAACATGGTGCGTGGCTATATCGGCGACAACTTCGGCGACAAATACCTGCCGAAGGCGCCAAACCAGTACAGCAGCAAAGAGAATTCTCAGGAAGCGCACGAAGCGATCCGTCCTTCGGACGTGAACGTGCTCGCCGAGCAGCTGAAAGACATGGAAGCGGACGCGCAGAAGCTGTATCAGCTGATTTGGCGCCAGTTCGTCGCCTGTCAGATGACGCCGGCGCAATACGATTCCACCACGCTGACGGTGAAAGCCGGCGATTATCAGCTGCGCGCCAAGGGCCGCACGCTGCGCTTTGACGGTTGGACCAAGGTGATGCCGGCGCTGCGCAAGGGCGATGAAGATCGCACGCTGCCTTACGTCGAAATCGGCAGCGAACTGGATCTGCAGAAACTGATCCCGAGCCAGCACTTCACCAAGCCACCGGCGCGTTACAGCGAAGCTTCGCTGGTGAAAGAGCTGGAAAAACGCGGTATCGGCCGCCCGTCCACCTACGCCTCCATCATCTCGACCATTCAGGATCGTGGTTATGTGCGGGTGGAAAGCCGCCGCTTCTATGCCGAAAAAATGGGTGAGATCGTCACCGATCGTCTGGAAGAGAACTTCCGCGAGCTGATGAACTATGACTTCACCGCCCGCATGGAAGACGGCCTCGATGAGGTCGCCAACAACCAGGCCGAGTGGAAAGCGGTGCTGGACGAGTTCTTCGTCGACTTCAGCGAACAGCTGGAAACGGCGGAGAAGGATCCGGAAGAAGGCGGCATGCGGCCTAACCAGATGGTAATGACCAGCATCGACTGCCCGACCTGCGGCCGCAAGATGGGCATTCGCACCGCCAGCACCGGCGTGTTCCTCGGCTGTTCCGGCTATGCGCTGCCGCCGAAAGAGCGCTGCAAAACCACCATCAACCTGGTGCCGGAAGCGGAAGTGCTCAACATCCTTGAAGGCGACGACGCGGAAACCAACGCGCTGCGCGCCCGTCGCCGCTGCAAGAAATGCGGTACCGCGATGGACAGCTATCTGATCGATAACCAGCGTAAGCTGCACGTGTGCGGTAACAACCCGGCGTGCGACGGCTATGAGATCGAAGAGGGCGAGTTCCGCCTCAAAGGTTACGACGGTCCGGTCGTTGAGTGCGACAAGTGCGGTTCCGAAATGCACCTGAAAATGGGGCGTTTCGGCAAGTACATGGGCTGCACCAACGAGAACTGCAAAAACACCCGCAAGATCCTGCGTAACGGCGATGTTGCGCCGCCGAAGGAAGATCCGGTGCCGTTGCCGGAGCTGCCGTGCGAGAAGTCCGACGCCTATTTCGTGCTGCGTGACGGCGCGGCCGGCGTGTTCCTGGCGGCCAACACCTTCCCTAAATCGCGTGAAACCCGCGCGCCGCTGGTGGAAGAGCTGGCTCGCTTCAAGGATCGCCTGCCGGAGAAGCTGCGCTACCTGGCCGATGCGCCGGTGGCGGATGCCGAAGGCAATAAAACGCTGGTGCGTTTCAGCCGCAAAACCAAGCAGCAGTATGTCTCTTCCGAGAAAGACGGCAAGGCGACCGGCTGGTCCGCGTTTTACGTGGACGGCAAGTGGGTTGAAGGCAAGAAGTAA
- a CDS encoding type VI secretion system Vgr family protein gives MTSRISVQLPVEGLLFWKLAGREALSEPFALTLTLLGRDARINRSELLGQPVTVTLPTGLLSADRHINGKVTRVAVSAVELSGTRYAVYTLTVESDLWPMKRDRNLRIFQGQTVPQTVRALLSEYQVNVEDKLTGHYRVWDYCVQYQESSLDFISRLMELEGIVYHFRHEAGRHTLVLTDAAGQYQPFSGYETIPYHQTPSGGSTLEQGIGQWAPEDSVTPGIYGLDDYDFRKPNAWLFQARQNPASPMPGSIDVYDWPGRYVEHADGEFYARVRQERWQVEHQQIHGTATAIGVAPGYTFTLVNAPFFSDNGEYLTTAADYTFSENRYASGEEGETVHRIDFTVIPAATVFRPLTVTPWPRTYGPQTARVVGPAGENIWTDKYGRIKVKFHWDRRAKGDDTSSCWVRVSSAWAGQGFGSVQIPRVGDEVVVDFINGDPDRPIVTGRVYNEASMPPWVLPAAATQMGFMTRSKDGSRDNASYLFFEDKAGSEAVELHSEKDMKVSVENDQQVNIDGNRTTTILKQQQDEVTGNATFHYKGQRTTTVDQKETGYFNGGVAAEIKAGRTFDIKDGGDKVTIKGDRTSDIDGNESHHVTGKLTETLDKGREVKIGAGGHKEDVTGGVTREIKGGVNESIKDGVTTNINSGDWTQNVNAGTITIYSPHQIKIVSGEKITLEAPESVFNPKLHSLTVTAFSESITGNSVSASAITSSIVGVSNSLTGLSNSYKLKEFSKTAFKTETNGVVVNIEVTNISNRTLNVTNNSLFIIT, from the coding sequence ATGACCAGCCGTATCTCTGTCCAATTGCCCGTTGAGGGCCTGCTTTTTTGGAAGCTGGCGGGCCGTGAAGCCTTGTCCGAGCCGTTTGCGCTGACGCTGACCTTGCTGGGCCGCGATGCCCGTATTAATCGCAGCGAACTGTTGGGGCAACCGGTCACGGTAACTCTGCCGACGGGGCTGCTGTCAGCGGATCGCCATATCAATGGCAAGGTGACTCGCGTGGCCGTCAGCGCCGTCGAATTAAGTGGCACGCGTTATGCCGTGTATACGCTGACGGTGGAATCGGATCTATGGCCGATGAAGCGCGATCGCAATCTGCGCATCTTCCAGGGCCAGACGGTGCCGCAAACGGTGCGTGCTTTGCTCAGCGAATATCAGGTGAACGTAGAGGATAAACTCACCGGTCACTATCGGGTGTGGGATTACTGCGTTCAGTATCAGGAGAGCAGTCTCGACTTCATCAGCCGCCTCATGGAGCTGGAGGGGATCGTTTACCACTTTCGCCATGAGGCGGGCCGTCACACGTTGGTGCTGACGGATGCGGCAGGGCAGTATCAGCCGTTTAGCGGCTACGAGACGATTCCCTACCATCAGACTCCGTCTGGCGGCAGCACCCTCGAACAGGGCATCGGGCAATGGGCACCGGAAGACAGCGTGACGCCGGGCATTTACGGCCTGGACGACTATGATTTCCGCAAGCCGAACGCCTGGCTGTTCCAGGCACGCCAAAACCCGGCCTCGCCGATGCCGGGCAGCATCGACGTCTACGATTGGCCGGGCCGCTATGTCGAACACGCTGACGGGGAGTTCTACGCACGCGTGCGCCAGGAGCGCTGGCAGGTGGAACATCAACAGATACACGGCACCGCAACGGCGATCGGAGTGGCGCCGGGCTACACCTTTACCCTGGTCAACGCCCCGTTTTTCAGCGATAACGGCGAATACCTGACGACGGCCGCCGATTACACGTTCTCCGAGAACCGCTACGCCAGCGGCGAAGAAGGCGAAACGGTACATCGCATCGACTTTACGGTTATCCCGGCCGCCACCGTTTTTCGCCCGCTGACGGTGACGCCGTGGCCGCGCACCTATGGCCCGCAAACGGCCAGGGTGGTGGGGCCCGCCGGCGAAAATATCTGGACGGACAAATACGGCCGGATAAAAGTGAAGTTTCACTGGGATCGCCGCGCCAAAGGGGATGACACCAGTTCGTGCTGGGTAAGGGTCTCGAGCGCTTGGGCGGGGCAAGGGTTCGGTTCGGTACAAATACCGCGCGTTGGTGATGAAGTGGTGGTGGACTTTATCAACGGCGATCCGGACCGGCCGATTGTCACCGGGCGCGTCTACAATGAAGCGAGCATGCCGCCGTGGGTGTTGCCGGCGGCGGCGACGCAAATGGGCTTTATGACCCGCAGTAAGGACGGCAGCCGGGACAATGCCAGCTATCTGTTTTTCGAAGATAAGGCGGGCAGCGAGGCTGTGGAGCTGCATTCCGAAAAGGATATGAAGGTTTCGGTGGAAAATGACCAGCAGGTCAATATCGACGGCAACCGGACGACAACTATCCTCAAGCAACAGCAAGACGAAGTGACGGGCAACGCCACCTTCCACTACAAAGGCCAGCGCACCACCACGGTGGATCAAAAAGAAACCGGCTATTTTAATGGCGGCGTCGCAGCGGAGATCAAGGCGGGGCGGACGTTCGACATTAAAGACGGCGGCGACAAGGTTACGATCAAAGGCGACCGCACCAGCGATATCGACGGGAATGAAAGCCACCATGTCACCGGCAAACTGACCGAGACTCTGGATAAAGGGCGGGAGGTTAAGATCGGTGCCGGCGGCCATAAAGAGGACGTCACCGGCGGCGTCACACGCGAGATCAAAGGCGGCGTCAATGAATCGATCAAAGACGGCGTTACCACCAACATCAATAGCGGCGACTGGACGCAAAACGTCAACGCGGGAACCATTACGATTTACAGCCCGCATCAAATCAAGATTGTCAGCGGTGAAAAGATCACCCTGGAAGCGCCGGAGTCCGTGTTCAATCCCAAGTTGCACAGCCTGACCGTGACCGCCTTCAGCGAAAGTATCACCGGCAACAGCGTATCGGCATCGGCGATAACCAGCAGCATCGTTGGCGTGTCCAACAGCCTGACAGGTTTGTCAAATTCTTATAAGCTGAAAGAGTTTTCAAAGACGGCGTTTAAAACGGAAACGAACGGTGTGGTGGTGAATATCGAGGTGACCAATATCAGCAACAGAACGCTGAATGTAACGAATAACTCGTTGTTTATAATTACATAA
- the cysB gene encoding HTH-type transcriptional regulator CysB has protein sequence MKLQQLRYIVEVVNHNLNVSSTAEGLYTSQPGISKQVRMLEDELGIQIFARSGKHLTQVTPAGQEIIRIAREVLSKVDAIKAVAGEHTYPDKGSLYVATTHTQARYALPNVIKGFIERYPRVSLHMHQGSPTQIAEAVSKGTADFAIATEALHLYDDLIMLPCYHWNRAVVVKPDHPLAGKSSISIEELAAYPIVTYTFGFTGRSELDTAFNRAGLTPRIVFTATDADVIKTYVRLGLGVGVIASMAVDPVQDPDLVTVDARDIFTYSTTKIGFRRSTFLRSYMYDFIQRFAPHLTRDVVDSAVALRSNEEIEAMFKDIKLPIK, from the coding sequence ATGAAATTGCAGCAGCTTCGTTACATTGTGGAAGTGGTTAACCACAACCTGAATGTCTCCTCAACGGCAGAAGGGCTCTATACCTCGCAACCCGGCATCAGTAAACAAGTGCGCATGCTCGAAGACGAGCTGGGCATCCAGATTTTCGCCCGCAGCGGCAAACACCTGACCCAGGTCACCCCGGCAGGCCAGGAAATCATTCGCATCGCGCGTGAAGTGCTGTCCAAGGTGGACGCCATTAAAGCCGTGGCCGGTGAACACACCTACCCGGACAAAGGCTCGCTGTACGTCGCCACCACGCATACTCAGGCACGCTATGCTTTGCCTAACGTGATCAAGGGCTTTATCGAGCGTTACCCGCGCGTCTCGCTGCACATGCATCAGGGCTCGCCGACGCAGATCGCCGAAGCGGTCTCCAAGGGCACCGCCGATTTCGCCATCGCCACCGAAGCGCTGCACCTGTACGACGATCTCATTATGTTGCCGTGCTATCACTGGAACCGTGCGGTAGTGGTGAAACCCGATCATCCTTTGGCGGGCAAAAGCAGCATCAGCATTGAAGAGTTGGCGGCTTATCCGATCGTCACTTACACCTTCGGTTTCACCGGCCGTTCGGAGCTGGATACCGCCTTCAACCGCGCCGGCCTGACGCCGCGCATCGTCTTTACCGCCACCGACGCCGACGTGATCAAAACCTACGTGCGCCTGGGATTGGGGGTAGGGGTTATCGCCAGCATGGCGGTGGATCCGGTGCAGGATCCGGACCTGGTGACGGTGGATGCGCGCGATATCTTCACTTACAGCACTACCAAGATTGGCTTCCGCCGCAGCACCTTCCTGCGCAGCTACATGTACGACTTCATTCAGCGCTTCGCGCCGCACCTGACGCGCGACGTGGTCGACAGCGCGGTGGCGCTGCGCTCCAACGAAGAGATCGAAGCCATGTTCAAGGACATCAAGCTGCCGATCAAATAA
- the ribA gene encoding GTP cyclohydrolase II, with product MQLKRVAEAKLPTPWGDFLMVGFEELATGHDHLALVFGDISGEAPVLARVHSECLTGDALFSLRCDCGFQLEAALEQIAEEGRGILLYHRQEGRNIGLLNKIRAYALQDKGADTVEANHQLGFAADERDFTLCADMFKLLGVDAVRLLTNNPKKVEILTEAGINISERVPLIVGRNPKNEHYLATKAAKMGHLLDQK from the coding sequence ATGCAGCTTAAACGGGTGGCAGAGGCAAAACTGCCGACACCTTGGGGCGATTTCCTGATGGTAGGATTCGAAGAACTGGCGACCGGGCATGACCATCTGGCGCTGGTATTCGGTGACATTTCCGGCGAAGCGCCGGTGCTCGCGCGCGTGCATTCCGAATGTCTGACCGGCGACGCTTTATTCAGCCTGCGCTGTGACTGCGGTTTTCAACTGGAAGCCGCGCTGGAGCAGATCGCTGAAGAAGGCCGCGGCATCCTGCTTTATCATCGCCAGGAGGGCCGCAACATCGGCCTGTTGAACAAGATCCGCGCCTACGCCCTGCAGGATAAGGGCGCAGACACCGTGGAAGCCAACCACCAGCTCGGCTTCGCCGCCGACGAACGCGACTTCACCCTGTGCGCCGACATGTTCAAACTGCTGGGCGTCGACGCGGTGCGTTTGCTGACCAACAACCCGAAAAAGGTCGAGATCCTGACCGAAGCCGGTATCAACATCAGCGAACGCGTGCCGCTGATCGTCGGCCGCAACCCGAAGAACGAACACTATCTGGCGACCAAAGCCGCCAAAATGGGCCATTTGCTCGACCAGAAGTGA
- a CDS encoding YciN family protein produces the protein MYTNTAPIGREALLAEANNIIRQHEDYLHGMIATDVEQKNGVLVFRGEYFLDADGLPTAKTTAVFNMFKHLAHLLSEKYHLVD, from the coding sequence ATGTACACAAATACTGCACCTATCGGCCGCGAGGCCCTGCTGGCGGAAGCAAATAACATCATCCGCCAACACGAAGATTATCTGCACGGCATGATCGCCACCGACGTTGAACAAAAAAACGGCGTTTTAGTTTTCCGCGGCGAATACTTTTTAGATGCCGACGGGCTGCCCACCGCCAAAACCACCGCCGTATTTAATATGTTTAAACATTTGGCGCATCTGCTTTCGGAAAAATACCATCTGGTCGATTGA
- the pgpB gene encoding phosphatidylglycerophosphatase B → MYEIAKRTAGGALLLLLMPLAVWVSGWHWQPGGNEPLLKALYWVTETVTSPWGILTSVILCGWFLWCLRFRLKAAIGLAILLFAALVIGQGVKSLIKDRVQEPRPFVVWLEQTHGVDGKYFYSLHRKERSALVREQLQDQTVVPNWLRKHWQFETGFAFPSGHTMFAATWALLGVGLLWPRRHYKTVALLMVWATGVMGSRLLLGMHWPRDLAMATLISWLLVVVTCWLAQRWFGPLTPPPQEQQEIAARKPEP, encoded by the coding sequence ATGTATGAGATAGCAAAACGCACGGCGGGCGGCGCGCTGCTGTTGTTGTTGATGCCGCTGGCGGTCTGGGTATCCGGCTGGCACTGGCAACCCGGCGGCAATGAGCCGCTGCTCAAAGCGCTGTACTGGGTGACCGAAACCGTAACCTCGCCGTGGGGCATTCTGACCAGTGTTATCCTCTGCGGCTGGTTTTTGTGGTGTCTGCGCTTTCGGCTGAAGGCGGCCATCGGTTTGGCGATCCTGCTTTTCGCCGCGCTGGTGATCGGGCAGGGGGTGAAGTCGTTAATCAAGGATCGGGTGCAAGAACCGCGGCCGTTTGTAGTATGGCTGGAGCAAACCCACGGCGTGGACGGCAAATATTTCTATTCGCTGCACCGCAAAGAGCGCAGCGCGCTGGTGCGCGAGCAGCTGCAGGATCAAACTGTGGTGCCGAACTGGCTGCGCAAGCACTGGCAGTTTGAAACCGGCTTCGCGTTTCCGTCGGGGCACACCATGTTCGCCGCCACCTGGGCGCTGTTGGGCGTAGGGCTGCTGTGGCCGCGTCGCCATTATAAAACCGTCGCGCTGCTGATGGTGTGGGCAACGGGGGTGATGGGCAGCCGTCTGCTGCTGGGAATGCATTGGCCGCGCGATCTGGCGATGGCTACGCTGATCAGTTGGCTGCTGGTGGTGGTCACCTGCTGGCTGGCGCAGCGCTGGTTCGGCCCGCTGACGCCGCCGCCACAAGAGCAGCAGGAAATCGCGGCGCGCAAGCCGGAGCCGTGA
- the acnA gene encoding aconitate hydratase AcnA: MSSDLRETSMDKLVALNSEYYYYSLPLAAKQLGDIDRLPKSMKVLLENLLRHVDGDTVQVDDLKAIVAWLQTGHADREIAYRPARVLMQDFTGVPAVVDLAAMREAVRRLGGNVDQVNPLSPVDLVIDHSVTVDEFGDDNAFEDNVRIEMQRNHERYTFLRWGQKAFNRFRVVPPGTGICHQVNLEYLGQTVWHSDESGRRVAYPDTLVGTDSHTTMINGLGILGWGVGGIEAEAAMLGQPVSMLIPDVVGFKLTGKLREGITATDLVLTVTQMLRKHGVVGKFVEFYGDGLADLPLADRATIANMSPEFGATCGFFPVDDVTLGYMKLSGRSAEQIALVEAYAKAQGMWRHPGDEPVFTSSLALDMSTVEASLAGPKRPQDRVALPNVPQAFKAATELDIGGHKAKADSKTFTLDGQQHELRDGAVVIAAITSCTNTSNPSVMMAAGLLAKNAVKKGLRSKPWVKTSLAPGSKVVTDYFDSAKLTAYLEELGFNLVGYGCTTCIGNSGPLPDPIEQAIKEGDLTVGAVLSGNRNFEGRIHPLVKTNWLASPPLVVAYALAGSMKIDLSKEPLGEGNDGQPVYLKDIWPSSQDIAQAVEEVRTEMFHKEYGEVFDGDANWQAIQVTGSATYQWQGDSTYIRHPPFFSTMKVKPDPVQDIKDARILAILADSVTTDHISPAGNIKRDSPAGRYLSEHGVAPQDFNSYGSRRGNHEVMMRGTFANIRIRNEMVPGVEGGYTRHIPSQQQLSIYDAAMQYQQEKVPLAVIAGKEYGSGSSRDWAAKGPRLLGVRVVIAESFERIHRSNLIGMGILPLEFPQGVTRKTLGLTGDEQISVGGLQQLQPGQTVPVHITYADGRKEVIDTRCRIDTGNELTYYENDGILHYVIRKML; this comes from the coding sequence ATGTCGTCCGATCTTCGTGAAACAAGTATGGATAAGCTGGTTGCGCTGAATAGCGAGTATTACTATTACAGTCTGCCGCTGGCAGCGAAGCAGCTGGGTGATATCGACCGGTTGCCAAAATCGATGAAAGTGCTGTTGGAGAACCTGCTGCGCCATGTGGATGGTGACACCGTGCAGGTTGACGACCTCAAGGCCATCGTCGCCTGGCTGCAAACCGGCCATGCTGACCGTGAGATCGCCTACCGTCCGGCGCGCGTGCTGATGCAGGATTTTACCGGCGTCCCGGCGGTGGTCGATCTGGCGGCGATGCGCGAAGCGGTGCGGCGGCTGGGCGGCAACGTCGACCAGGTGAACCCGCTGTCGCCGGTGGATCTGGTGATTGACCACTCGGTCACCGTCGATGAATTCGGCGATGACAACGCCTTTGAAGACAACGTGCGTATCGAGATGCAGCGTAACCACGAGCGCTACACCTTCTTGCGTTGGGGGCAGAAAGCCTTCAACCGCTTCCGCGTGGTGCCGCCGGGCACCGGCATCTGTCACCAGGTTAACCTCGAATACCTTGGCCAAACGGTCTGGCACAGCGACGAAAGCGGCCGCCGCGTGGCCTATCCGGATACGCTGGTGGGCACCGACTCCCACACCACCATGATCAACGGCCTGGGCATCCTCGGTTGGGGCGTCGGCGGCATCGAAGCGGAAGCGGCGATGCTGGGCCAGCCGGTGTCGATGCTGATCCCCGACGTGGTCGGCTTCAAGCTGACCGGTAAGCTCAGAGAGGGGATTACCGCCACTGACCTGGTGCTGACCGTCACCCAAATGTTGCGCAAGCACGGCGTGGTCGGCAAGTTCGTCGAGTTCTACGGCGACGGCCTGGCCGATCTGCCGCTGGCGGACCGTGCGACCATCGCCAACATGTCGCCGGAATTCGGCGCCACCTGCGGCTTCTTCCCGGTGGATGACGTTACGCTCGGCTATATGAAACTCAGCGGCCGCAGCGCCGAACAAATCGCGCTGGTAGAGGCTTACGCCAAGGCGCAGGGCATGTGGCGCCATCCGGGTGATGAACCGGTCTTCACCAGCTCGCTGGCGCTGGACATGTCGACGGTGGAAGCCAGCCTCGCCGGGCCGAAACGCCCGCAGGATCGCGTCGCGCTGCCGAATGTGCCGCAGGCGTTCAAGGCCGCTACCGAACTGGATATCGGCGGGCACAAGGCCAAGGCCGACAGCAAAACCTTTACGCTGGACGGGCAGCAGCACGAACTGCGCGACGGCGCGGTGGTGATCGCGGCGATCACCTCTTGCACCAACACCTCCAACCCGAGCGTGATGATGGCGGCCGGCCTGCTGGCGAAAAACGCCGTCAAGAAGGGGCTGCGCAGCAAGCCCTGGGTAAAAACCTCGCTGGCGCCGGGCTCCAAAGTGGTGACCGACTATTTCGACAGCGCCAAACTCACCGCCTATCTGGAAGAGTTGGGTTTCAACCTGGTGGGGTATGGCTGTACCACCTGTATCGGTAACTCGGGTCCGCTGCCGGATCCGATCGAACAGGCGATCAAAGAGGGCGATCTGACCGTGGGCGCGGTGCTGTCAGGCAACCGTAACTTCGAAGGGCGCATCCACCCGCTGGTGAAAACCAACTGGCTGGCCTCGCCGCCGCTGGTGGTGGCCTATGCGCTGGCGGGCAGCATGAAGATTGATCTGAGCAAAGAGCCGCTCGGCGAGGGCAACGACGGTCAACCTGTTTACCTGAAGGACATCTGGCCGAGCAGCCAGGACATCGCTCAGGCGGTGGAAGAGGTGCGCACCGAGATGTTCCACAAGGAATACGGCGAAGTGTTCGACGGCGACGCCAACTGGCAGGCGATCCAGGTGACCGGTTCGGCGACCTATCAGTGGCAGGGAGACTCGACCTATATCCGCCATCCGCCGTTCTTCAGCACCATGAAGGTGAAGCCGGATCCGGTGCAAGACATCAAGGATGCGCGCATTCTGGCGATACTGGCCGACTCGGTGACCACCGACCACATTTCGCCGGCGGGGAATATCAAGCGCGACAGCCCGGCGGGGCGTTATCTGAGCGAGCACGGCGTGGCGCCGCAGGATTTCAACTCCTACGGTTCGCGCCGCGGCAACCATGAAGTGATGATGCGCGGCACTTTCGCCAATATCCGTATCCGCAACGAAATGGTGCCGGGCGTGGAGGGCGGTTATACCCGTCATATTCCGTCGCAGCAGCAGCTGTCTATCTACGACGCCGCGATGCAGTATCAGCAAGAGAAGGTGCCACTGGCGGTGATTGCCGGTAAAGAGTACGGTTCCGGCTCCAGCCGTGACTGGGCGGCGAAAGGGCCGCGCCTGCTGGGCGTGCGGGTGGTGATCGCCGAATCCTTCGAACGCATTCACCGCTCCAACCTGATCGGCATGGGCATTTTGCCGCTGGAGTTCCCACAGGGGGTGACGCGCAAAACGCTGGGGCTGACCGGGGACGAGCAGATCAGCGTCGGCGGCCTGCAGCAGCTGCAGCCGGGCCAGACGGTGCCGGTGCACATCACCTATGCCGACGGGCGCAAGGAGGTGATTGACACCCGTTGCCGCATCGATACCGGCAATGAGCTGACCTACTACGAAAACGACGGTATCCTGCACTATGTGATCAGGAAAATGCTGTAA